The following proteins come from a genomic window of Alicyclobacillus dauci:
- a CDS encoding DUF6998 domain-containing protein has translation MIVNFIRQLSDNELIDSYGVIIDELKRRQIIRSKNVVGDLGEYIAIKHYCETKGLPRLQAAPPSTKNIDAISVDGDRYSIKATTSGTTSVFYGLNPPASSEPDQQKFEYVILVIFDTNVRLKQINELTWKQFLQYKRWHSRMGAWNLTVSKELLENTRVIYRVETL, from the coding sequence ATGATAGTGAACTTTATTCGTCAACTCTCAGATAATGAATTGATTGACTCTTATGGTGTGATCATTGACGAGTTGAAGCGTCGTCAGATCATACGGAGCAAAAACGTTGTTGGTGACTTGGGTGAATACATTGCCATAAAGCATTACTGCGAAACAAAGGGACTTCCAAGATTGCAAGCAGCACCGCCTAGCACAAAGAATATCGATGCCATAAGTGTAGATGGGGATCGATACAGCATAAAAGCAACGACCAGTGGTACGACGAGTGTATTTTACGGGCTGAATCCTCCAGCGTCGTCAGAACCAGATCAGCAAAAGTTCGAGTATGTCATTCTAGTTATATTTGATACCAACGTACGTCTTAAACAGATAAACGAACTGACATGGAAGCAGTTTCTCCAGTACAAGCGTTGGCACAGTAGAATGGGAGCTTGGAACTTGACCGTTAGTAAGGAACTGTTGGAGAACACGAGGGTCATTTATCGAGTGGAAACGTTGTAG
- a CDS encoding DUF4268 domain-containing protein codes for MTLGRIEYIDDIRSIWTNEARDFTPWLANNIDALGEELGIEIELISTEQSVGPFSLDILAKDVGNGSLIAVENQLESTDHSHLGQLLTYASGLDAKIMIWIAEEIREEHRKAIDWLNEVTNDDVQFFAVEIQVITIGDSTPAPLFKVKASPNEWSKSRRVKTTGTPSTSARSGKQQYYHDFYTKLLERLHKESPSFTTARKVGYDSWYGFGVGRTGFALNLAFRSGNRFSCELYIDCGDKETNEGYFDAIERDKDTIESKLGALEWERLDGKRACRIVKYEKYGNDDAMVEWGIRTVMEFRDVFQPYVKKM; via the coding sequence TTGACACTGGGTAGAATTGAATACATAGACGATATTCGCAGTATCTGGACAAATGAAGCCAGAGATTTTACCCCTTGGCTAGCCAACAACATTGATGCGCTGGGCGAGGAATTGGGTATTGAAATTGAGTTGATTTCCACAGAGCAATCAGTTGGGCCGTTTTCATTAGATATTCTAGCGAAAGATGTTGGAAATGGTTCATTAATTGCGGTAGAGAATCAACTAGAGTCAACAGACCACTCGCATCTCGGTCAGTTATTAACGTATGCTTCAGGATTAGACGCAAAGATCATGATTTGGATCGCCGAGGAAATTCGTGAAGAACATCGTAAGGCGATTGACTGGCTGAATGAAGTTACAAATGATGATGTTCAGTTCTTCGCTGTGGAGATACAAGTTATAACCATAGGCGACTCAACTCCTGCTCCTCTTTTCAAGGTAAAGGCATCTCCAAATGAGTGGTCGAAATCTCGTAGAGTTAAAACAACTGGAACACCTTCGACGAGTGCGCGAAGCGGTAAGCAACAGTATTATCATGATTTCTACACTAAACTGCTTGAACGATTGCATAAGGAGAGTCCGTCGTTCACCACTGCTCGTAAAGTTGGTTATGACAGTTGGTACGGATTCGGCGTAGGTAGAACTGGATTTGCGCTCAACTTGGCATTTCGTAGTGGGAATCGTTTTTCGTGTGAGTTGTACATCGATTGTGGTGATAAAGAAACCAACGAGGGTTATTTTGATGCGATTGAACGTGACAAGGACACGATTGAATCAAAACTTGGTGCGTTGGAGTGGGAGCGGTTAGATGGTAAGAGAGCATGTCGTATTGTTAAGTATGAGAAATATGGGAATGACGACGCGATGGTTGAATGGGGAATACGCACTGTCATGGAGTTTCGTGACGTGTTCCAACCGTACGTTAAGAAAATGTAG
- a CDS encoding nuclease-related domain-containing protein produces the protein MFEKIVSIFKKPNKVINQASPRNTRASQSRRTVDPTHIGDLGEYKIDVQLRQFSNEYRYLSDLLLVYPRSKTGYSQVDHLLITPYALFVIETKNYQGYVRGKREDRNWRVNGKYNMYNPVQQNRTHINALKRVLKEYKDIRFVSVISFTKRCDLRYLEPDLREVESDEFVVYDVKLTEYIKRTLAMLKRDYTDPPLADSDIKRIFELLIGSNITDPKIRIEHNQKAEEVKVTNKRE, from the coding sequence GTGTTTGAAAAAATAGTATCTATATTCAAGAAACCAAATAAGGTAATTAACCAAGCAAGTCCACGAAACACACGAGCATCCCAGTCACGCAGAACAGTTGACCCAACGCACATTGGCGATCTTGGAGAATACAAAATCGATGTACAACTTCGCCAGTTTTCCAATGAGTACAGGTACTTGAGTGATCTTCTGCTCGTCTACCCACGCTCAAAGACAGGTTATTCGCAAGTTGACCATCTTCTAATTACGCCATATGCCCTCTTTGTCATCGAGACAAAAAACTACCAAGGCTATGTTCGCGGTAAGCGTGAAGATAGAAATTGGAGAGTAAATGGTAAGTACAACATGTACAATCCAGTCCAACAAAATCGTACGCACATCAACGCATTGAAGCGTGTCCTCAAGGAATATAAGGATATCAGATTTGTCTCGGTCATTTCCTTCACGAAGCGGTGTGACTTGCGTTATCTGGAACCAGATTTGAGGGAAGTAGAGTCTGATGAATTTGTTGTATATGATGTTAAGCTCACTGAGTACATAAAGCGCACATTGGCAATGCTAAAGCGTGATTATACAGATCCACCACTAGCCGACTCGGATATCAAACGCATTTTTGAGTTACTCATTGGTAGCAACATTACAGACCCGAAGATCAGGATTGAACACAATCAAAAGGCAGAGGAAGTTAAGGTTACTAATAAACGGGAATGA
- the hemQ gene encoding hydrogen peroxide-dependent heme synthase: MGAPATLDGWYVYHEFRTVNWNKWNSLNTAGQQSILREWSLFADSQRAIQDARKGSYGQFIISGHKADIMLILMRPTIVELNALKSKMAKTQLFDVTSSVYSYISVVELGGYMAKPGIDVSQDENLQARLKPVMPSHSHVCFYPMNKRRQGEDNWYMQTAESRREFMKAHGMIGRQFAGIVKQIITGSVGLDDWEWGVTLFSDDPLQFKKLVYEMRFDESSARFAEFGPFYVGHQVDNTGLAEWFGA; the protein is encoded by the coding sequence ATGGGTGCTCCGGCTACACTTGACGGGTGGTACGTTTATCACGAATTCCGTACGGTGAATTGGAATAAATGGAATAGTTTAAACACAGCTGGTCAGCAGAGTATATTGCGTGAGTGGTCGTTGTTTGCGGACAGTCAAAGGGCGATTCAGGATGCTCGTAAGGGAAGTTATGGTCAATTTATCATCTCAGGCCACAAAGCGGACATCATGCTCATATTGATGCGTCCCACCATTGTGGAATTGAACGCCTTAAAGTCAAAGATGGCCAAGACCCAGCTGTTTGATGTCACGTCTTCTGTATACTCTTACATATCGGTGGTTGAGCTGGGCGGGTACATGGCCAAGCCTGGTATTGACGTAAGTCAAGATGAGAACTTGCAGGCACGCCTTAAACCAGTGATGCCATCTCACAGTCACGTATGTTTTTACCCTATGAACAAAAGGCGTCAGGGTGAGGACAACTGGTACATGCAGACTGCCGAGTCTCGGAGAGAATTCATGAAGGCACATGGAATGATCGGTAGGCAGTTCGCAGGGATTGTAAAGCAGATTATCACTGGGTCGGTTGGTCTCGATGATTGGGAATGGGGAGTGACACTTTTTTCGGACGATCCGCTACAGTTTAAAAAACTCGTTTATGAAATGCGATTTGACGAGTCGAGTGCCCGGTTTGCAGAGTTTGGTCCGTTTTATGTAGGCCATCAAGTCGACAACACAGGACTTGCAGAATGGTTTGGTGCATGA
- a CDS encoding C40 family peptidase codes for MKNWAVSVGGLLLASAPLTIMTNPVQAATERFVETQHGWVGYHQEPNLKSVETGRLQEGDKAQLINKVNSWWYEISVNGKVAYITTNAKYTNVVSAAATQGGQSATSNPTATNSAGGTELTSGSGTSGSSISSSSSGSYVVTNHGWVSYYSSPGSSSPITGRLQLGDKAQLISQINAYWYEISVNGETEYITTSKQYVHLTTGSGSASTPGVSEPTSPASGNWKVQADAVIQAAETQLNVPYLWGHQEPGIGFDCSNFVEWAYHQGIGVSFSTSSQYQRDHVGTPVALSDIREGDLLFFKTKNNPTGGGHVGIYIGDGQVIQEGGGRAKVTIESLSGTWFGPGLVFARRVIQ; via the coding sequence ATGAAAAATTGGGCTGTTTCCGTCGGAGGATTGTTACTGGCCTCAGCACCACTCACAATCATGACAAATCCAGTACAAGCTGCAACGGAGCGTTTCGTGGAAACACAACACGGTTGGGTCGGATATCATCAGGAACCCAATTTAAAAAGTGTGGAAACGGGTCGATTGCAGGAAGGAGACAAAGCTCAACTCATCAATAAAGTGAATAGCTGGTGGTACGAGATCAGTGTAAATGGAAAAGTTGCGTACATAACGACCAATGCCAAGTACACGAACGTAGTGAGCGCAGCGGCGACACAAGGAGGACAATCCGCCACCTCGAACCCAACCGCAACGAACTCCGCGGGTGGAACTGAACTTACATCCGGATCGGGCACCAGTGGCAGTTCTATATCGTCTTCGTCATCTGGATCCTATGTTGTAACGAACCACGGATGGGTTTCTTACTACAGTTCTCCCGGTTCCTCCAGTCCCATCACAGGACGGCTACAGTTAGGAGACAAAGCGCAGTTAATCAGCCAGATCAATGCATATTGGTACGAGATCTCTGTTAATGGAGAAACTGAGTACATTACAACCAGCAAGCAATACGTACATCTCACCACAGGAAGTGGTAGCGCGAGTACGCCTGGTGTAAGCGAGCCTACAAGCCCTGCTTCTGGGAACTGGAAAGTGCAAGCCGACGCTGTGATACAGGCAGCAGAGACACAGTTAAACGTTCCCTATTTGTGGGGACATCAAGAACCGGGAATTGGCTTTGATTGTAGTAACTTCGTTGAATGGGCTTACCATCAAGGTATTGGCGTGTCGTTCTCGACATCTTCACAATATCAACGGGACCACGTTGGTACACCAGTGGCACTGAGTGATATTCGCGAAGGAGATCTGTTGTTTTTTAAAACTAAGAACAACCCAACAGGTGGCGGCCACGTCGGGATTTACATAGGAGATGGACAAGTCATTCAGGAAGGTGGCGGACGTGCGAAGGTAACAATCGAATCTCTAAGTGGGACATGGTTTGGTCCGGGTTTAGTGTTTGCCCGCCGGGTCATTCAATAG
- a CDS encoding M48 family metallopeptidase, protein MKRVEVGESSIWYERVPPSPRQVRVILRMNGKTLQVSAPRHISTGVIEQVIHKHGDWVLDQLSKALELIQRPLQIGDSVLFLGELCEISLDESSNKSEDPYVRVVDHRQQICLNSHTTPTEVHAKVYTFLRQEARTKLRVTVDRLASKYGCTPHRIVIKEQAKRWGSCSSAGNINLNWRLIQAPYEVQTYVVVHELAHLKEMNHSPKFWHLVSEMMPGFDKYKSWLRANGDSLYRLREHDMLFPGKPQ, encoded by the coding sequence GTGAAACGAGTGGAAGTCGGAGAATCCTCGATTTGGTACGAGCGTGTTCCGCCATCTCCGCGACAAGTCCGAGTCATCCTTCGGATGAATGGAAAAACTCTTCAAGTGAGTGCACCTCGACACATCTCTACCGGAGTAATCGAACAGGTTATCCACAAGCACGGAGACTGGGTGTTGGATCAATTGTCGAAAGCGCTGGAGCTCATTCAGCGCCCACTTCAGATTGGTGACTCCGTTCTGTTTTTGGGAGAACTTTGCGAAATTTCCTTGGATGAATCATCAAATAAAAGTGAGGACCCCTACGTTAGAGTGGTCGATCATCGACAACAAATATGCCTTAACTCTCACACCACACCAACCGAAGTGCACGCCAAGGTTTATACATTTTTACGTCAAGAGGCGCGGACAAAATTGCGAGTGACAGTGGATCGTCTGGCATCTAAATACGGCTGCACACCTCATCGAATTGTTATTAAGGAACAGGCGAAACGCTGGGGAAGTTGTTCGAGCGCGGGAAACATCAATCTCAACTGGCGGCTCATTCAGGCGCCTTATGAAGTTCAAACATATGTCGTGGTTCACGAACTGGCGCACCTTAAAGAGATGAACCACAGTCCAAAATTCTGGCACTTGGTGTCGGAAATGATGCCTGGATTTGACAAGTACAAAAGTTGGTTAAGGGCGAACGGCGACTCTCTTTACCGACTGCGCGAGCACGACATGCTTTTTCCTGGGAAACCTCAATAG
- a CDS encoding permease, with protein sequence MDKVIVYLSGATVLGYCVAALWRPTIAAAGLESTFEMFWQALPWIVVSMFAAGLLSQIIQPKMVAHLFGRDTGVAGILLAAVLGVFGTGSRWAVYPLAAGLLAADATPGAVFAFMTSWQLVSIPRLPAEVPFLGIRYTIVRAAISILTAFVGGLIFDMVWDKLPPQNP encoded by the coding sequence ATGGATAAAGTAATCGTCTATCTCAGCGGGGCAACTGTACTAGGATATTGTGTCGCTGCATTGTGGCGCCCCACGATTGCCGCGGCAGGTCTCGAATCAACCTTTGAGATGTTCTGGCAGGCTCTCCCATGGATTGTTGTCTCCATGTTTGCTGCGGGACTTTTGTCCCAGATCATTCAACCCAAAATGGTCGCTCACCTATTTGGTCGCGACACAGGCGTTGCGGGCATTTTGTTAGCCGCAGTACTCGGGGTGTTCGGAACAGGATCGAGATGGGCAGTTTACCCACTTGCTGCTGGGCTTCTGGCAGCCGACGCAACTCCAGGTGCCGTATTCGCATTCATGACGTCTTGGCAGCTGGTCTCTATCCCGCGACTACCCGCGGAAGTACCTTTTTTAGGTATCCGATACACGATCGTTCGTGCTGCTATCTCCATTCTCACCGCTTTTGTTGGGGGACTCATTTTTGACATGGTATGGGATAAACTGCCCCCACAGAACCCGTGA
- a CDS encoding glycosyl hydrolase family 18 protein yields MDPLKLRHAITQFVAATVALMMLGIGCFGAAVLMFGQAHVHRLATFEASQLADVELSELVGTTNYVKSPNHSSPSIFGTTLNALHVPLADPLTMLTNQLPETSTQVADKNQTESSLFRSITTWAANTNKIAMGWLPSKSSQACIQMLQDNPGINVASPVWLSLNDASGNISGNILPSVIDYAHAHHIKVWVLVDNHQFDAKLTHEVLQNDKARTNMIDELVYKAKFYHLDGINLDFENVMAADRDQYTAFVTELHGKLSPLHIDVSVDIAPDIVPLHDNEAFFHAALADAADHVVLMAYDEHWGGDQDPGPVADLPWVKQSVFDLLDTGVPTNKLVLGMPFYTRFWYVHKNGHVTSENDSDGQVDGILQSHQATGSWNATLDLMYARYEKPDGYMEVWYPTSQTFADTLQLVNDNGLAGVSIWSLQLSDHKTWSSVISALRTTVS; encoded by the coding sequence ATGGACCCCCTTAAACTTCGCCACGCTATCACCCAATTCGTCGCAGCAACCGTCGCGCTCATGATGCTCGGCATTGGCTGTTTCGGTGCCGCCGTCTTGATGTTTGGACAAGCTCACGTGCATCGTCTCGCAACCTTTGAAGCGTCCCAACTGGCGGACGTGGAGTTAAGTGAACTCGTAGGAACGACGAATTACGTGAAAAGTCCCAACCATTCGTCACCGTCCATCTTCGGCACCACCCTGAATGCACTCCACGTACCCCTTGCCGATCCACTCACAATGCTGACGAACCAGTTGCCTGAGACATCGACCCAAGTGGCAGATAAAAACCAAACAGAATCCTCCCTGTTCCGCTCCATCACGACATGGGCTGCAAACACAAATAAAATTGCCATGGGCTGGCTGCCATCTAAATCGTCCCAGGCATGCATTCAAATGCTCCAGGACAACCCAGGAATCAATGTTGCGAGTCCAGTGTGGTTGAGCTTAAACGATGCTTCTGGAAACATTTCAGGCAATATCCTGCCGAGCGTGATCGATTACGCCCACGCCCATCACATCAAAGTTTGGGTTCTCGTAGACAACCACCAATTCGACGCCAAACTGACCCATGAAGTGCTGCAGAACGACAAGGCTCGTACGAATATGATTGATGAACTCGTGTACAAAGCAAAATTCTATCATTTGGATGGCATCAATCTGGACTTCGAAAATGTCATGGCGGCCGATCGAGACCAGTACACTGCTTTTGTGACTGAACTACACGGCAAGCTATCCCCGCTCCATATCGATGTCTCTGTTGATATTGCACCGGACATCGTCCCTCTTCACGATAACGAGGCGTTTTTTCATGCAGCCTTGGCGGACGCCGCCGATCATGTCGTCTTAATGGCCTACGACGAACATTGGGGCGGAGATCAAGACCCAGGTCCGGTTGCTGATTTACCGTGGGTCAAACAATCGGTGTTCGACTTGTTGGACACAGGTGTCCCCACCAATAAGCTCGTGCTGGGCATGCCATTCTATACAAGGTTCTGGTATGTCCACAAAAACGGCCATGTCACGAGTGAGAACGACAGCGACGGACAAGTGGACGGCATCTTGCAATCCCATCAAGCCACGGGAAGCTGGAACGCGACTCTGGATTTAATGTATGCGCGCTACGAAAAGCCAGATGGCTATATGGAAGTCTGGTACCCGACGTCGCAAACGTTTGCTGACACGCTGCAACTTGTCAATGACAACGGTCTGGCAGGTGTCTCTATCTGGTCGCTGCAACTGTCGGATCACAAAACATGGTCATCGGTTATAAGCGCCTTGCGGACGACCGTTTCGTAG
- a CDS encoding molybdenum cofactor biosynthesis protein, translated as MQLRVRLFANLREVFGSDEMVLDLDGDILAGQLIDHIKSTYPALASSLTNVMVARNQTIIAPSEKLAETDEIALIPPVGGGETPNHKEGSLRLSEDPLSVDEAYRYLEDINHGGTVIFVGTVREWTRGRQTSHLSYEAYVSMAELQMKQIQSEVENDHPGVTTIQWHRIGRLEPKDIAVICGASSPHRNAAFEAARTLIERLKKEVTIWKKEVYVDGNSVWQANEQPSEHDSTK; from the coding sequence TTGCAACTACGTGTGCGGCTTTTCGCTAACCTACGAGAAGTTTTTGGTTCAGACGAAATGGTGCTCGATCTCGACGGTGACATACTCGCTGGCCAGTTGATCGACCACATCAAGAGTACATATCCTGCTTTGGCATCATCCCTTACCAATGTCATGGTCGCTCGGAACCAAACGATTATTGCTCCGAGCGAGAAATTGGCTGAAACGGACGAGATCGCACTCATCCCCCCTGTAGGCGGTGGTGAAACGCCGAACCACAAAGAAGGTTCGTTGCGTCTGAGTGAAGACCCGCTGTCCGTCGATGAAGCGTATCGCTATCTGGAGGATATCAATCACGGTGGCACCGTGATCTTCGTTGGCACGGTCCGCGAGTGGACTCGAGGGCGCCAGACGAGTCATCTATCTTACGAGGCATACGTCTCGATGGCCGAGCTACAAATGAAGCAGATTCAATCGGAAGTAGAGAATGATCACCCAGGTGTCACAACCATCCAGTGGCACCGGATTGGACGACTGGAACCCAAAGACATCGCTGTCATCTGCGGCGCTTCAAGCCCACACCGGAACGCTGCCTTTGAAGCTGCACGGACGCTTATCGAACGCCTGAAAAAAGAAGTTACCATTTGGAAAAAGGAAGTCTATGTCGACGGAAACTCCGTTTGGCAAGCAAATGAACAACCTTCCGAGCACGATAGTACAAAGTAA
- the moaC gene encoding cyclic pyranopterin monophosphate synthase MoaC: protein MSTEQHFTHFTEDGRPVMVNVTGKDTTKRTAIAETTVKMKATTRESIVQQAIKKGDVLAVAQLAGIMAAKKTSELIPLCHHVPLHHVSLTLTFQSQEEGSDISRLHIECHVETSYQTGVEMEALTACSVAALTVYDMCKAIDRGMEITDTRLVYKAGGKSGVFQAIST from the coding sequence ATGTCAACTGAACAGCATTTTACACATTTCACAGAAGACGGGCGTCCCGTCATGGTCAATGTAACAGGTAAGGACACGACCAAGCGAACTGCCATAGCAGAGACCACCGTTAAAATGAAAGCTACCACTCGCGAATCTATTGTACAACAGGCGATTAAGAAGGGCGATGTCCTGGCCGTCGCGCAACTCGCCGGAATCATGGCTGCGAAGAAGACTTCAGAACTGATACCCCTGTGTCATCACGTCCCTCTTCATCATGTCTCTTTAACACTCACGTTTCAATCGCAAGAAGAAGGTAGCGATATATCCCGTTTACATATTGAATGCCATGTGGAGACGTCCTATCAAACCGGGGTTGAAATGGAAGCTCTCACGGCGTGCAGTGTAGCTGCCTTGACGGTTTACGATATGTGTAAGGCTATTGATCGTGGAATGGAAATTACAGACACACGCCTCGTTTATAAAGCAGGCGGGAAAAGTGGCGTATTTCAGGCAATTTCGACTTAA
- a CDS encoding Leu/Phe/Val dehydrogenase, with translation MEIFSYLGKYDYEQLVFCHDEASGLKAIIAIHDTTLGPALGGCRMWTYAREDDAILDALRLARGMTYKAAVAGLNLGGGKTVIMGNPKTDKSEALFRSLGRYIQSLNGRYITAEDVGTNVHDMDMIHTETDYVTGISQAYGSSGNPSPMTAFGVFRGMQATAKAAFGSDDLAGKRVAIQGLGSVGMQLARHVVDAGGQLIVADINDDSVRYAVEELGAKAVSVKEIFEVDCDIFAPCALGAVINDETVDRLRCKAVAGSANNQLAEDRHGDLLHGRGIAYAPDYVINAGGLMNVADELEGYNVERARAKVNGIYSIIGNIFDVSREKNLPSYLAADHIAEQRIAQMQSVRSNYLLHEKSLHR, from the coding sequence ATGGAGATCTTTTCATACCTGGGTAAATATGATTATGAACAATTGGTGTTTTGCCACGATGAGGCCTCTGGCTTAAAGGCCATCATTGCAATTCACGATACAACGCTGGGGCCGGCACTGGGTGGATGCCGTATGTGGACGTATGCGCGGGAAGACGATGCCATCTTGGACGCACTCCGTCTTGCGCGCGGCATGACGTACAAAGCTGCGGTGGCCGGGCTGAACCTTGGGGGCGGCAAAACGGTCATCATGGGTAATCCCAAGACAGACAAAAGCGAAGCGCTGTTCCGTTCTTTAGGAAGATACATTCAGAGCCTAAATGGCCGTTACATCACAGCCGAGGACGTCGGTACGAACGTACACGATATGGATATGATTCACACGGAGACCGATTACGTCACCGGCATTTCCCAGGCATACGGATCGAGCGGCAATCCATCTCCTATGACAGCCTTTGGCGTGTTTCGTGGAATGCAGGCCACGGCGAAGGCGGCCTTTGGCAGTGATGATCTCGCCGGCAAACGCGTTGCCATTCAGGGACTCGGCAGCGTTGGGATGCAACTGGCTCGTCACGTGGTCGACGCGGGGGGACAACTCATCGTCGCCGACATCAACGATGACTCCGTGCGCTATGCAGTTGAGGAGTTAGGCGCAAAGGCAGTGAGTGTCAAAGAGATTTTTGAAGTAGATTGCGACATTTTTGCCCCCTGTGCGCTTGGGGCCGTGATCAACGATGAGACAGTGGATCGTCTTCGGTGTAAAGCTGTTGCAGGCTCAGCGAACAATCAGTTAGCTGAAGACAGGCACGGGGACTTGCTTCATGGACGCGGTATCGCATACGCCCCAGACTATGTCATCAACGCCGGTGGCCTGATGAATGTCGCGGACGAACTAGAAGGGTACAATGTTGAGCGGGCCAGAGCGAAAGTAAACGGCATTTATTCCATTATCGGCAATATTTTCGACGTCTCCCGGGAAAAGAATCTCCCGAGTTATCTCGCTGCTGATCACATCGCCGAACAGCGCATAGCTCAGATGCAAAGCGTACGCAGCAACTATTTGTTGCATGAGAAGTCACTGCATCGGTAA
- the lipA gene encoding lipoyl synthase gives MTESKLQAKQAEKARIMQEQKMSRPEWLKITAKTGTNYKTLKDIMRTQSLHTVCEEAQCPNIFECWEQRTATFMILGDICTRACRFCAVNTGRPTELDLREPKRVADAVVAMDLQHVVVTSVARDDLADGGASVFAATIREIRKRVPNCGVEVLIPDFAGNWDALKVVMDASPDILNHNVETVRRLSDRVRSRAKYDRTLELLRRAKEMRPDVRTKSSIMVGLGESVEEVLETMDDLRAVNVDILTVGQYLQPSEKHLLVEKFYTPTEFLKMRGEGLSRGFAHVESGPMVRSSYHAHEQVLRADGTPLQSLSDAERATYLQDAATASVEHA, from the coding sequence ATGACAGAGTCAAAGTTGCAAGCGAAGCAAGCTGAGAAAGCGCGGATTATGCAGGAGCAAAAAATGTCCCGTCCAGAGTGGTTGAAGATCACGGCCAAGACAGGGACAAATTATAAAACTCTCAAAGATATTATGCGTACACAGTCGTTACATACGGTTTGTGAGGAAGCACAGTGCCCGAACATTTTTGAATGTTGGGAGCAACGGACGGCGACCTTTATGATCCTGGGGGACATCTGTACGCGAGCATGTCGGTTCTGTGCCGTGAATACGGGACGCCCCACGGAGCTTGATCTCCGGGAACCGAAGCGTGTAGCCGATGCCGTAGTCGCCATGGATCTTCAGCACGTCGTCGTGACGAGCGTCGCGCGCGACGATTTGGCCGATGGGGGTGCCTCTGTTTTCGCGGCCACCATTCGCGAAATTCGCAAACGCGTGCCAAACTGCGGCGTGGAAGTTTTAATACCAGATTTCGCGGGGAACTGGGACGCACTAAAAGTTGTCATGGACGCGTCTCCGGATATTCTCAACCATAACGTGGAGACCGTACGTCGTTTGTCGGATCGGGTTAGATCTCGGGCGAAGTATGACCGCACCCTCGAACTCCTGCGTCGCGCGAAAGAGATGCGTCCGGACGTGCGGACTAAGTCCAGTATCATGGTCGGACTTGGAGAGAGTGTGGAAGAAGTCCTCGAGACCATGGATGACCTGAGAGCGGTGAACGTGGATATCCTAACCGTTGGCCAATATTTGCAACCGTCGGAAAAGCATTTGCTCGTTGAAAAATTCTATACACCTACGGAGTTCCTCAAAATGCGGGGTGAAGGTTTGAGCCGTGGCTTCGCACATGTCGAGTCCGGTCCCATGGTTCGAAGCTCGTACCACGCACATGAGCAGGTACTGCGAGCTGACGGAACACCGTTGCAGTCGCTGTCCGACGCGGAGCGCGCCACCTACCTTCAAGACGCCGCAACGGCCTCCGTTGAACACGCGTAA
- the lipB gene encoding lipoyl(octanoyl) transferase LipB gives MGTAIEFVDLGRMDYDDALTKQLDRASALLREEDDRQTVFFVEHPRTITIGRNGTTDNIVVSESFLAERGFTVREVDRGGDVTYHGPGQLVVYPILHLNPWDNDVKAYVRNLEESVIRALEPVGITATRLGEYPGVWVKDAKICAVGARVKKRQSGEFVTYHGIALNVNTNLSDFQTIVPCGIQDKGVTSVEQELGEPGQMSDWKERLKTAFLDVFQSFASHPDE, from the coding sequence ATGGGGACTGCCATCGAATTTGTCGATCTCGGCCGCATGGATTACGATGATGCGCTGACCAAACAGCTGGACCGCGCGTCAGCACTCCTTCGAGAAGAAGATGACCGCCAGACTGTCTTTTTTGTTGAGCATCCTCGGACTATCACGATTGGTCGAAATGGAACAACGGATAATATTGTTGTGAGCGAATCATTTCTCGCTGAGCGAGGGTTTACTGTGCGCGAGGTCGATAGGGGGGGCGACGTCACCTATCACGGACCTGGCCAATTGGTCGTTTACCCCATACTGCACTTAAACCCGTGGGATAATGATGTAAAAGCGTATGTTCGCAATCTGGAGGAAAGTGTTATCCGTGCGCTAGAACCGGTTGGCATTACTGCGACGCGTCTCGGTGAATACCCTGGTGTATGGGTGAAGGATGCCAAGATTTGCGCTGTCGGTGCGCGGGTTAAAAAGCGCCAAAGCGGAGAATTTGTCACGTATCACGGAATCGCACTGAATGTGAATACGAATTTGTCTGATTTTCAGACAATCGTACCATGTGGCATCCAAGACAAGGGCGTGACATCCGTTGAACAGGAGCTCGGTGAGCCCGGCCAAATGAGCGATTGGAAAGAACGGCTCAAGACAGCGTTCCTTGACGTGTTTCAGTCGTTCGCTAGTCATCCTGATGAATGA